A DNA window from Myripristis murdjan chromosome 19, fMyrMur1.1, whole genome shotgun sequence contains the following coding sequences:
- the dhrs7cb gene encoding dehydrogenase/reductase (SDR family) member 7Cb, with amino-acid sequence MALPSVMVLPLLIVIAAGIYYIYTEVIHFMSKSLVRNKVVVITDAVSGVGRECAQLFHKGGARLVLCGTSWDKLESLYDSLTSDADPRETFAPKLVILDFSDMDSIEEVVAEVGDCYGCVDVLICNSSMKLKAPVQSVSLELDRNIMDINYFGPSTLAKGVLPMMISRRSGHIVLVNSIQGRLAVPFRSSYAASKHAAQAFFDCLRAEVEEYGILVSTISHTFINASATMPSAPTPPAPTPSDQSPSEQPPTEQPPTEQPTSKAPASQSLVNQLAPLLNKLAAYIASQLTHGVRPSVLANEIMRTVNRKRKEVLLAHPIPRVALYLRSLFPSFLFAVVAAGVKDSALADQMQ; translated from the exons ATGGCTCTCCCCTCTGTGATGGTGCTGCCCCTGCTGATCGTCATCGCAGCAGGGATATACTACATCTACACTGAGGTCATCCACTTCATGTCCAAGTCCTTAGTGCGAAACAAAGTGGTGGTGATCACGGATGCTGTGTCGGGGGTCGGGAGAG AGTGTGCCCAACTCTTCCACAAGGGAGGGGCCAGGCTGGTCCTGTGTGGGACGAGCTGGGATAAGCTGGAGTCTCTGTATGACTCTCTGACTAGCGATGCTGACCCCAGGGAG ACATTTGCCCCCAAGCTGGTGATCCTGGACTTCAGTGACATGGACAGCATAGAGGAGGTGGTGGCTGAGGTGGGGGATTGTTACGGCTGCGTGGATGTGTTGATCTGCAACAGCAGCATGAAGCTAAAGGCCCCGGTGCAGAGCGTCTCCCTGGAGCTGGACAGAAACATCATGGACATCAATTACTTTGGCCCCAGCACTCTGGCCAAAG GTGTACTGCCGATGATGATCTCAAGAAGGTCGGGACACATTGTGTTGGTGAACAGCATCCAGGGCAGACTGGCTGTCCCCTTCAGAAGTTCCT ATGCAGCCTCAAAGCACGCAGCGCAGGCCTTCTTTGACTGCCTGCGGGCTGAAGTGGAGGAGTATGGGATATTAGTCAGCACCATCAGTCATACCTTCATCAATGCCTCCGCCACGATGCCATCCGCCCCGACGCCACCCGCTCCGACGCCATCCGACCAGTCGCCCTCTGAGCAGCCACCAACTGAGCAGCCACCAACTGAGCAGCCCACCAGCAAGGCACCTGCCAGCCAGTCGCTTGTCAACCAGCTTGCTCCTCTGTTAAACAAGCTGGCTGCAT ATATCGCCAGCCAGCTGACCCATGGCGTGCGCCCGTCAGTCCTGGCCAATGAGATTATGCGTACAgtgaacaggaagaggaaggaggtcCTGCTGGCCCACCCCATCCCCAGGGTGGCCCTCTACCTCcgctccctcttcccctccttcctctttgcTGTGGTGGCCGCTGGAGTGAAGGACTCGGCCTTGGCTGATCAGATGCAGTAG